One genomic window of Entelurus aequoreus isolate RoL-2023_Sb linkage group LG07, RoL_Eaeq_v1.1, whole genome shotgun sequence includes the following:
- the LOC133654308 gene encoding solute carrier family 26 member 6-like: MAERRPAGYRVHRDILDEEAVDKLAEKSESKTSVWGKIESSLRCSGPRAKSCLLGSVPVLSWLPRYSIRENALGDLISGLSVGIMQLPQGMAYALLAAVPPVFGLYASFYPVLIYFIFGTSKHISIGTYAVMSVMIGGVTERLAPDSNFATWDNVTNSSLVDVFARDAERVRVAAAVTFLSGIFQILLGLVHFGFVVTYLSEPLVRGYTTGAATHVIVSQLKYTFGISPLRYSGPFSLIYVQVKTLLCKAKAIYQQHPETQTASLGPSSSKMD, encoded by the exons ATGGCCGAGAGGAGACCAGCAGGCTATCGGGTGCACAGAGATATCCTGGATGAAGAAGCTGTGGACAAGCTAGCGGAGAAGTCGGAATCGAAAACATCTGTGTGGGGCAAGATCGAAAGTTCACTGAG GTGTTCCGGCCCCAGAGCCAAGAGCTGCCTGCTGGGTAGCGTCCCTGTTCTGTCGTGGTTGCCTCGTTACTCCATCAGAGAAAATGCACTGGGTGACCTTATCTCTGGACTCAGCGTGGGCATCATGCAGCTGCCCCAAG GTATGGCTTATGCCTTGCTGGCGGCCGTGCCTCCAGTTTTTGGCCTCTACGCCTCCTTCTACCCCGTCCTCATCTACTTCATCTTCGGCACATCCAAGCACATCTCCATAG GCACATACGCAGTGATGAGCGTGATGATTGGCGGCGTGACAGAGCGACTCGCCCCAGATTCAAACTTCGCGACGTGGGACAATGTGACTAACTCCAGTTTGGTGGATGTCTTCGCGCGTGACGCAGAGCGGGTCAGAGTGGCCGCCGCCGTCACTTTCCTGTCGGGGATTTTCCAG atcctgctgggtctggtccatTTCGGATTTGTGGTGACCTACCTGTCCGAGCCGCTGGTGCGAGGTTACACCACCGGCGCCGCCACCCACGTCATCGTGTCCCAGCTCAAATATACCTTTGGAATCAGCCCTCTGCGATACAGCGGACCTTTCTCCTTGATATAT gtgcaagttaaaactctactatgcaaagcgaaagccatttatcaacaacacccagaaacgcagacggcttcgctgggcccgagctcatctaagatggactga